GATCGACGGCCAAAACTCGGTTGTAGTACTCCTCTGTTCCGCCCGCATGGATCTGGATGTCGTCCAGACCGTGCCATACGAGGAGTTTGCTGCCGGCCCTGTGGAAGGGGCGCAGATCCGGGTCGTCCGTGGCCATGAATGAAGCCCACTCTTGGACTGAAACCTGCCAGAGGCGATCGAACTCGGCAAGATTCAAGGTCATGGGATCGGCCTCGAGGTCTTTCATGAGGAAGTTCTTGACCCAGTTACTGGCAATGCCAAAGGGTGCCAGATTGCAGGTACCATTAGCTTGGCAGATGGTGTTGGCAAGGCTACCACCTCCAGTGATGTTGGTGGTCCGGCTCACGCCGTAGTAGCGCCACTCGCCGTCAACGGTGTGATATCCTGCCCAggcagcctcggcggctGCCACGGCAGctttggagatggtggttgTGACGCTTGGGAGGTCAGGGCAGTCGATTGTCTTGCCCAGGACGGAGGAAGCGTTGAACTTGCATGCCTCTGGGTCCGTGACATACCCGTCCACGACGCCGTCCAATCCGTCACATTGCTCCAGCGCGGCAGCAGTAATGGCTCGGAACTCGCACGGAGCCGGGACGTGCCCCCCAGCCACGTCCCGCATAACGAGCTGCGGCACGATATCGGTGGACAGAAACCTGGCCCAGTTGATTGCCGGGCagccgccaagaaggccatggTATGCGTCTGGGTACCGTTGCGCCAGCATCAAAGCCTGCCGCCCGCCAGTCGAACAACCGTTCCAGTAGCGGTAGCGGGGAGGTTGTCCATAGAAGCTTTCGACGACTGCTTTACCGATAGCAGCAGCATCGCCGAGGGCACGGTGCCCGAAGTCGGCGAGAGCTTCGAGGTCCACGTTGCCTGTACTGCGCAAAGCCCAGGCATCCGAGTTTTGAACCTCAGTTGCCCGGTTGGCCATTGTGCCCACCGAAACTCCTGCCGATGAAGACACAGTAGCCCAGCCAGACGCGATAGGCGCGAGTACATCAGGGCGCAAGTTCCCCGCGACGAAGCCACTGCCGCCAATGCCCAGCATGCGCTCGTTCCAGCCCTTTAGAGGCAGATAAACGCCGGTACTGATGGCTCCCTCGGCGTAGCCGGGGTGGCGAGTAGTGACCGTGACATTGCAATAG
The window above is part of the Fusarium falciforme chromosome 3, complete sequence genome. Proteins encoded here:
- a CDS encoding Carboxylic ester hydrolase, producing the protein MKSSTALLASFVGLAQASHHGPYPRECSAENIDIPPIFGLEVVSIQATTMLDETVLAPDGTMRNAFPVGRNLTGLSYCNVTVTTRHPGYAEGAISTGVYLPLKGWNERMLGIGGSGFVAGNLRPDVLAPIASGWATVSSSAGVSVGTMANRATEVQNSDAWALRSTGNVDLEALADFGHRALGDAAAIGKAVVESFYGQPPRYRYWNGCSTGGRQALMLAQRYPDAYHGLLGGCPAINWARFLSTDIVPQLVMRDVAGGHVPAPCEFRAITAAALEQCDGLDGVVDGYVTDPEACKFNASSVLGKTIDCPDLPSVTTTISKAAVAAAEAAWAGYHTVDGEWRYYGVSRTTNITGGGSLANTICQANGTCNLAPFGIASNWVKNFLMKDLEADPMTLNLAEFDRLWQVSVQEWASFMATDDPDLRPFHRAGSKLLVWHGLDDIQIHAGGTEEYYNRVLAVDPNATDYFRFFQAPGIGHCSGGAGAYPAESLQSLMDWVEKDTAPNTLYGRTTSGKERPLCLYPKKVIYNGGKNTDDASSYSCV